Proteins found in one Paenibacillus sp. FSL R10-2782 genomic segment:
- a CDS encoding SHOCT domain-containing protein, with the protein MQRKSIDYLLSLSLLKQLRSQNVITEEEFIAIDELNKKSFK; encoded by the coding sequence ATGCAACGAAAATCCATCGACTACTTGCTCAGTCTAAGCCTATTAAAGCAATTGAGATCACAAAATGTCATTACAGAAGAAGAGTTCATCGCGATTGATGAGCTTAATAAAAAGTCTTTCAAATAG